From Methanomassiliicoccales archaeon LGM-RCC1, one genomic window encodes:
- the nuoK gene encoding NADH-quinone oxidoreductase subunit NuoK, producing the protein MIPMEYFLVLGAILFCIGAYGVLTKSNAIVVLMCIELMLNAANINFVTFAAFNYDIVGQAFVIMSISVAAAEVAVGIAILLNAYKIRKSTELDDAELTSMRW; encoded by the coding sequence ATGATTCCAATGGAGTACTTCCTCGTCCTCGGAGCGATCCTCTTCTGTATCGGGGCATACGGTGTCCTGACGAAGAGCAACGCGATCGTCGTCCTGATGTGTATCGAGCTTATGCTCAACGCGGCGAACATCAACTTCGTCACATTCGCGGCATTCAACTACGATATCGTCGGTCAGGCGTTCGTCATCATGTCGATCTCCGTCGCAGCGGCAGAGGTCGCAGTGGGAATCGCTATCCTGCTCAACGCATACAAGATTAGAAAGTCCACGGAGCTCGATGATGCTGAGCTCACATCTATGAGGTGGTAA
- a CDS encoding NADH-quinone oxidoreductase subunit J, with protein MGVIWDALVWVWNGLVGFGTYALDNLDLVAFLILAAITILAALYVVHDKEVMHSAFYLALVFFCVGLFYFFLEAEFLGVIQMLVYVGAITILFAFSVMLTRRYIVTKEDEDDE; from the coding sequence ATGGGAGTCATTTGGGATGCCCTAGTTTGGGTCTGGAACGGATTGGTCGGTTTCGGTACCTATGCACTTGACAACCTCGATCTCGTTGCATTCCTCATACTGGCAGCGATCACAATACTCGCAGCCCTGTATGTCGTGCACGACAAGGAGGTCATGCATAGCGCGTTCTACCTCGCTCTGGTTTTCTTCTGCGTAGGACTCTTCTACTTCTTCCTGGAGGCGGAGTTCCTCGGAGTTATCCAGATGCTGGTGTACGTTGGTGCTATCACCATCCTGTTCGCATTCAGCGTCATGCTGACAAGAAGATACATTGTAACAAAGGAGGATGAGGACGATGAGTAA
- a CDS encoding 4Fe-4S binding protein — translation MKYLDKYPKNLAKSLWIMKPTWTVFKLFCKTVVHRPVTVLYPYEKEWIPENYRGRPGLRFDKCVGCGMCVRMCVTQAIKLIEVEDDNGEKVMRPQVNIGRCAFCGYCAEYCPVDAMTVTPEYELAEYTRYDLLWGPRRLNYDKTTPGMEVKLEVTLPSDIENGNPERRVHIFDVDKPELTDSKCIGCKKCSKVCPVDAITMVEKGVNDKGKPIVRPEFDNAKCISCKNCVDACPKDALEIKEVL, via the coding sequence ATGAAGTATCTAGATAAGTATCCGAAGAACCTCGCAAAGAGCCTTTGGATAATGAAGCCTACCTGGACGGTCTTTAAGCTCTTCTGCAAGACAGTCGTCCACAGGCCCGTCACCGTCCTGTACCCCTATGAGAAGGAGTGGATTCCGGAGAACTACCGCGGACGCCCCGGACTCAGGTTCGACAAGTGCGTTGGTTGCGGAATGTGTGTACGCATGTGCGTAACGCAGGCCATCAAGCTCATCGAGGTCGAAGATGACAACGGTGAAAAGGTAATGAGGCCTCAGGTCAACATCGGAAGGTGCGCATTCTGCGGATACTGCGCAGAGTACTGCCCCGTCGATGCTATGACCGTCACCCCTGAATATGAGTTGGCCGAGTACACAAGGTACGACCTGCTCTGGGGCCCCAGGAGGCTCAACTACGATAAGACGACCCCCGGAATGGAGGTCAAGCTGGAGGTTACGTTGCCTTCCGATATCGAGAACGGCAACCCCGAGAGGCGTGTCCACATCTTCGATGTCGACAAGCCCGAGCTCACCGACAGCAAGTGTATCGGATGCAAGAAGTGCTCCAAGGTCTGTCCCGTCGACGCCATCACAATGGTCGAGAAGGGAGTCAACGACAAGGGTAAGCCCATCGTGCGTCCTGAATTCGATAACGCGAAGTGTATCTCATGCAAGAACTGCGTGGACGCCTGTCCTAAGGATGCACTCGAAATCAAGGAGGTGCTCTGA